gataaaagtaataataattcatTTGTAATTGAATTACACATCCAGGATGGTCTGTTCCCACTTTTGCCAAGAGTAGTTGATCTGGTTGGAGAGAGAGATATACCTGTTATTGCTGCTGGAGGCATTGTAGATGCTAGTGGTTATGTTGCTGCTTTGGCCCTTGGAGCTCAAGGAGTCTGTTTAGGCACAAGGTATATATCTTTTTCATATAAACTCACCAATTCATTTTATCATATTTACAAATGAATGATAACCAATACTAGAGAAAATCGTCATGACATTGTGAACACGCAGGTTTGGCCCTAGGCATAGCCTTAGGCATAGGCcttaggcataggcgggctaggcccgtgctTAGGGTCCACTCTTTTCGGGGTCCAAaatcaaaaactaaaaaaaataaattattcggcttttattaaagtaaaatttaagtgtattgtaaataataaataggtatagcttagttggttgaggtgTATTGTAAACACGTAAATTCATTTGCATTGGTTTGGTTAGCAATAGTTTCTATAGCATTGGATCTTACATTTCAAGTCATGACCTTATTGCTAATTTTTTCTTAGATTTGTTGCAACTGAGGAAAGTAATGCTCATCCCATTTACAAGAAGAAATTAGTTGAATTTGATAGGACCGAGTACACCGATATATTTGGGCGAGCAAGGTGGCCTAATGCACCGCAGCGTGTTCTTGAAACGCCTTTTTTCAATGAATGGAAATCTATTCTTCCTCATGAAAATGAAGCAAACCAACCTGTTTTAGGTAGATCAACAATACATGGAAAGGTAATAATAAGACTAGAAATTGCTatagtaataatttttatgatGAGCTCATGTTGTTTTGGTTTCACTTTTTCTTGATCTTGTAGGAGAGGGAGATTCGTCGGCTTGGAGGCACTGTTCCGAATTCGACAGCAACAGGTGACATAGAAAGTATGGCCATGTATGCTGGCCAAGGTGTAGGTCTAATTAAGGAGATTTTACCAGCTGGTGAAGTTGTTAAGAGACTAGTTGAAGATGCCAAGGTTTTGATCAAGAACAAATTCAGttagatatatataaatttgtagTTGTTGACCAAAATGTTTTGCAAATGAGGGTAAATTTGGTGTTAGGAAATGGGGTTTGCTATGTGTGTTAAATGTGTTAGTGTCTTGGACTTTTGTTTTATACAATTGTAGTTGATGTTAGTAAATTGAATTATAAACCTGTGAAATAATGCTGAGCACATTATTTTGGTGATTAATGACAAATGGCTAAAGGTGTATGTGGTGTCTCGAACACTAAACAAGAAACAAGTTAAACAAAGAACAATTAACAAAGATTAAGAATGCATAAAAGAGATCCACAATAAAAAGGACATAGGTGACTTAAGTGGTTCAATCACAAGTAATCCAGGAGAGAAGAAAACCCTTGAGGCTTGAAACTTTATTGATCAAATGTTGTAGAAACTAAACAATTTCAGAGCTTAGAAAGCAAGAGAAATTGATGAAAACCTTTATTTATAGACAAGTGTTTTACAATAAcggaatcaaaaaaaaaaaaaaaaaaaaaagattacagCTGTTGACTAACTAACTAATCTCTTAACTAACAGCTACTTAGCTAAGTGACAACTCATTAAGTTGTTGGTTAACACCGCCTTCAAATGAAAAGGGGTGGAAGTTATTTTTAGTTTGGACTTGAGATAGAGAAACCTGTCTGTAGATTGAGCTTTAGTGAGAGCATAAACAATGTGATCATCTGCAAGACAAATTGAATAGACAATTCTTTGGCCATAATGTGATTCTTGACAATGTGTAAATTAATTTCTATGTGTTTGGATCTAGCATGGAAGACAAGATTAATAGTAAGAGCAATTGCACTTTGATTATCAACACACAGAGTAGGACACTACTGAAAAGAGAACTGAAGTTTAGATAGGAGAGACAccaaccattttatttttgcaTCAGCATTAGCTAAGACACTGAATTCACTCTCAGTACTTGATCTGGCCACTACTTGTTGTTTCTTAGCTGAACAAGATATTAGATTACCACCAAAATACATGACATAGTCACCAGTAAACCTTCTATCATCTATACAAGAGGCCCATGAACATCTGAGTAACCCTGTAGGGAGATCAAATTCTTGGTGTGAAATGTAGTCCATAAAAAATAGTGCCTTTCAGATACCTTAATAGCCTTGTACAAGCCTCCCAATGAATTGTAGCAGGAGCATGAATAAACTGGCTAAGTTTATTGATGACGAAAGTTACAATAGGCCGAGTAAGGGTAATATATTGTAAGGCCCCAATAGTACTTCTATAAAGTGTTTTGTCTTCAAATGGTTCACCCTTTGTTAGAGATTGTTTTGTAGCTGAGCTAGTGAGATTTGGACAACTTTGGGCACCTTCCATATGGAGCTTGACAAGAATATTTGTGATATATTTGATTTGAGAGAGATGCATGCCAATAGCATCTCTAAAAATTTCCACTCTAAGGAAATAATGCATAGGACCTAAATCTTTTAAAGAAAATGACTTGTTCAAATCTGAGATAAGTTGATGAATGAGCTGAGGATTAGGACCTGTGACTAAGATGTTGTTGATGCGGTTTTTTGTCAACAGATCTAAGAATATTGTAATCAACCAAGATGAACACAAGAAATCGTTAATCAAAGTAAACCAGTTTGTTGAAAGAAAATTTGATAAAGATGAACACGAGGATTTTATAGTGGTTCACCTCTTTTTGTCAGTAATAGGCTAGTCCACTTGAGTTTTACTAGTCTCAATGCTTGAGGAGAGTTCTCCAGAGTTATGTCCTCTAAAAGTTCAATCCTCAAGTGAATTTTTAGAATGAGAGAGTGAGAGTTCGTGAGGATGAGTCGTCCCTCTTTGCAATTGATATCTTCTTTATATAGGTTTTCATCTAGGACTCTCTTAGACTTTAAACTCTCTTAACCCCAGACACAACTTCCATTAACTATGGTCGGGTTAgatttttaaatacaaaatgATATTAACAAtcatatttcaaaataaatatctataaaaaataataaaagctgAACATATCTTCTATATACACGTAAAACTTCTTTTTGTCATGAGGAACACATGCTGAGATCATGTCGTTGGCCGAGTAAGGGTGATATATTGTAAAGGCCCAATAGTACTTCTATAAAGTATTTTGTCTTCAAATGGTTCACCCTTGCTTAGAGATAGTTTTGTAGCTGAGCTAGTGGGATTTGGATAGAAAGacagaaaagagagaaagaaatggAACAAGCACATTGATGAGGAGATGTTGTCACTGAAGAATTTAAGAAACCTAATGGTCAAAAGCTTGTCGGATGCAAATGGATATTCAGACACAAAGAAGATTAACACTAGAAGGACAAGATCAGGTAGAAAGCCAGGCTTGTTGGCAAGGGCTTTACACAGAAAGAAGGTactaattttacataaattttTTCACCTATTATTTAACAAGCATCCATTCGAGTAATGATAGTCAAAGTTGCTAATGTGATCTTGAGATTGATTAAATGGATGTTACGACAATATTCTTACATGGAAAGCTAGCAGAGAAAATTTATGTGACACAACCAGAGAGATTTGAAAATGGAGAGTCCAATCAAGTTTGTCTATTGTTAAAATCTCTATATGCTCTAAGACAAGCTCCTAGACAATAAAATCTCAGATTTGATGAGTTTGTGAAGACTATTGGATACTGTCAAAGCAGGTATGACCCTTATGTCTACTTTaatcaacatatatatatatatcacttaTTCTATGCTAATGATATGTGGTTAATCGAGAAAAATAGAACTAAGATAGACAAACTTAACGGGAAACTTAGTGTAAAGTTTGAAATGAAAGACCTAAAACCAACCAAGAAAATCCTAGGTATTGACATCAAGAGGAACATACCTAGCACTATCTTTCTATCTCAAAAGGGGTACCTAGAGAAGGTGTTGAACAAGTTTGATATGCAACAAGCTAAACCTGTGTCAACACTCTTATCTCCACATTTCAGACTATCTAAAGACCAATCACCTAAATTAGAGTAAGCAAGGTCTCAAATGGATGACATACCTTATGGTAGTGGTGTTGGCAGCCTTATATATGCAATGGTGTGCTCCAAACTTGATATCGGGTATGATAAGAACATGGTGAGCATATATTTGGCAGATTTTGGACCTCAGCATTACGTAGCTCTTAAATGGATATTAATGTATCTCAAACGCACTCGAAACATGGTAACCATGTTTGGAAATATTCATTCATAAAAGAGATTACCACTGGTTGTGTAAATTCAGATTATGCAGGGTGCATTGACACAAGAAGATCActgtttggttttgtttttactATCTTAGGTGGCTATGTAAATTGGAAATCAACATTGTAGAAGGTGGTTGCTCTATTTTTCAACTGAAGCAGAATACATGGCTCCTATAGAAGCTATTAATGAGGCTCTATGGCCATAGGAATTCACTAATGAACTTGGTCTCACCTCAGAAAAAATCACTGTACATTGTGATAGTCAATGTGCACTTTATCTTATGAAAAATTCCATGCATCATGAGAGGTCAAAACACATCGATATCAAATTGCACTTTATCAAGGACATAATCTCAAGCAACCAAGTCAAAGTAAAGAAGATCACTATAGAACACAACCCTACAGATATGCTAACTGAATGTGTGACTTAAGATAAGTTTAGACACTGGCTAGACTTGCTCAACATTGAAGGAAACTGAGTCACATCATGATGAGACATGATTGGAGTAGACATGTACTCATTACATTCTTCTATAGTATCACAATTAAGGTTGAAATTTTCGTAATTAAGACACTAAACCTTGACACCTAAGAAAACCAACCCACTAACTATCAAAATTTGTTAGTTGTTTGTCCCTAACCGATTATATATAACCTATCCTTACACCTATTCAAGTTAAGACTTTCATTATTGTAACTAGAGGGATTGAGAGAAATTGAGAGTTGAAAAATTATAGTGTGATTCTTGGAGGGTTGTTAAAGAGATTGATCACTCTAGAAGTGACTTCCCTCAGGTAAACTGCATTTGTAATCGAGCAAGACTCGCAAGTGTATCATCTTTGTAATCTCTTGACTGATGTTAAAGGTTCATCAATAAAGTATATTAACTTCTGCTTCCTTGGATTAGATTATAGATCACATTGATTTATTGATTAAACCACATAATTTTTTGGTGTGATCTTTTCTTGATTTGTTTTGTTTAGGAAAATTTGCGTCAAAAATCTCCAAAAAATTCACTTTGATGCAGATTAGTCCCCAAGCTCGATCAATAATGGTAATAAGGTCACGTTTCTTGCAAGTCCGTTAGTCCTCATTTTAATAGATTCGTTTACTTATTCAAAAATACCACGTGTTGAAACATAATTGGTCCaaattattgtttaatttaaataatataaaataactaaataatttaaaagtcataattttttcttttttttttctttaatttcttttttattttttcatcttCTTTGTCTATCCACCCCGACCCTCACGAAAACACCCCCCGCCACACCCAATCCTCACAATAGCCTCACCCTACCCTCACAATGGACGATTGTGCTCTGGCCACCCTCGccccatgttgggttttatgccctaaataatactccatttcaatgtaatccattttattcaacatcaatacaGAAactgaagtatttttcattcatttgtgtatattttggttcatgttatcaattgcttgtctatttgatttataaattcatctgaaacccttttcacatacttgatcctgtttattgtgttgtcaacacattagaaagtaaacatgactatctgaataaagtttcctagatttatcagacacatggttttactgatatgataatctacaacagagtttacttgcatttggagaaatgctatgttctttccagagcattggttaaagtaaagctcaggttgggtgcatggagtatgcatcggaagggaatgatattgaactttgacttagatttattaaacttaccgtaatatctattcaagtcaatatctcctagttgatcctagattaaatgatcttaatcctgttatgattaggctcaatctcaagaggttattcgtgttctttgatttgttagttaagcctacttttgggtcagggtgatacgtacattttgggaacacggtagtgcaatcgagtgggagcgctaacataaacatggaatctatagcttctatctggcgaatcgtaagtaaaggatgatctccttcgagcttgaccaaacgaaaataaatggtggagtactcatttcacataagctgaaatatcatttatacggggttaagtgttttaaggataaaatacattgtagggtgtaacggtaatctaatccctttacagtgtagatcattcatatagaggatcattgatcaaattaggattataacaatggataactaatgatgtgtctatatgttggaacatatagagcattctatatattgagagtgcaattcaaagttctatgcgtggattcaacgaagaattaataaatcagtgaatttaggttataaattcttgatctacttattggaagctcggttatatagacccatggtccccccactagttgagataatattgcttgtaagactcatataattggttttgattaatcaattataattctcaaattagactatgtctatttgtgaatttttcactaagtaagggtgaaattgtaaagaaagagtttttagggcatatttattaattatgatactttgtatggttcaattaataaatatgataaatgacaatattatttaataattatttatagttattaaataattagaattggcatttaaatggttgaatttgaaaattggcatttttgagaaaatgagatgcagaaatgataaaactgcaaaattgcaaaaagtgaggcccaaatccatattgcctaggccggccacttttatagggtttttcatctgatattttcattattttaatgccaaataattcaaacctaaccctagtggaatgctataaatagatagtgaaggcttcaggaaaattacactttcattcagagaaaaacctgagccttctctctctaaaaccctagccgccactttgaACTctcttcttccctcttgaatttcgaaccacttagtgattagagtagtgcccacacacatcaagtgatacctcaatcatagtgaggaagatcgtaaagaaagacattcaacaagaaggttcagatcttgataattgtgacagtcagtagtcccatgatccgtaaggggaaataccgggtaagctgtacaatcccacattgCCTGGgatggtcaagtgggatgattctgagactgtgtaggtatgggaatgcacagttgaagagagcttaaatggattgattggtactacctatgtcaacaaggtgcatcttgtttttcggtagcccatctcgaaagaactccacagttaagcgtgcttggcctggagcaattttaaggatgggtgacctcctgggaagttttcccaggatgcgcgcgagtgaggacaaagcacgctggaaacactcgtgttggtctttATGGTCAgccatcagtccatgaagcagccagagtgacgcactcgtgtataagagccattcatttcgtgggtgtaagggcccaatggaggttTGAAGCGAGgatgttacaaatggtatcagagccttgacccagccggaagtgtggtcgacgaggacgtcggaccccgtaaggggggtgattgtgacagtcagtagtcccgtgatccgtaaggggaaatactaggtaagctgtacaatcccacatcgcctgggatggtcaagtgggatgattctgagactgtgtaggtatgggaatgcacagttgaagagagcttaaatggattgattggtaataactatgtcaacaaggtgcatcttatttttcggtagccTATCTCGAAAGAACTTAAATCCAAAGATCAATTCATCAAGATTATAACCACACTTAAGAACATGCAATCATAAGGCAAGATACAACTCAAATCATGCTTTTCCATAACAATTCCAGCAAGATTCCACtaattaaaattcaataaaaactcAGCAAGAAATTACCTAAACTTCAAGCTCAAGAAACCACAATCCAAAACTCCAATTCACACCCAACTTCAAGCAATTCTCAACAATCAACTTTGAAAATCAAATGATCTTTAGGGAAAGAGAGGGTTCGGGTGAGAGAGAGATGAAACCtgaaaaataattcattttctctcaaaaatcaattttggTTCAAGTAAATCActtatggtcaaatgaccattttgcccttagggcttaaaacatacatattcattttcaagggcataaatgccatttcacacccaaatattaccaattaaatttcagattatcacatatcaaataaaatgccaaataatcaattcaatttacatttcgggcccgaacccagttcggcccgaaattcccaggagtgactataccgcgccaacctgtcagaacacacctgaaaagaaaacacaggcatactatataataatatagttctattaagcacgtaattaaattaatctcaacaatttacccttctcgggtcataattagcaaaatgcccctagctcaccaacgaggtctttaacattttaaatttcgtataatttcacatatattgaactatataataatataattcctcaattaactcataattatctaattagggctttgctaatccttttcttaattccgggtattacaattaccccctccttatagaaatttcgtcccaaaatttacctgaataactccggatatttctgctgcatatccgtctcgagctcccaggttgcctcttctactttatTGTTCTTCGACAGTACTTTCACCAATGCcacagtcttgcttctcaagactttttctcttctatcaagtatctgcactggttgttcctcatatgataaGTCCGGTTGAAGTTCCAACGCTTCATAACTtagaacatgggacgagtctgagacatacttttgaagcattgaaacatgaaacacattgtgtacagctgccagcgctgggggcatagccaacctgtacgctacttgccctatcctcttaaggatttcaaaaggtccaataaacctcgggctaagctttcccTTCTTtccaaagcgttttatgcctttcatcggagatattcggagaaataccatgtccccgacctggaaatcaatatctcgacgctttggatcggcataactcttctgcctactctgagccgcgagcattcgcactctaattttgtcaactgcctcacttgtttgctgaacagcttcgggacccaagaactttctttcacccacttcatcccagtgaatgggcgatctacatttccttccatacaaAAGTTCATCAGGAGCCATCctgattgttgcctgatagctgttattataagaaaactcgatcaggggaaggtacttttcccatgatccttcaaagtcaagcacgcatgcccgtagcatgtcttcta
This Cannabis sativa cultivar Pink pepper isolate KNU-18-1 chromosome 6, ASM2916894v1, whole genome shotgun sequence DNA region includes the following protein-coding sequences:
- the LOC115724485 gene encoding uncharacterized protein LOC115724485, which gives rise to MGWKGVLGFDYGIVQAPLGPDISGPELVAAVANAGGLGFLRAPDWEDPNYLRELIRKTRTLTDKPFGVGVVLAFPHEENIKAILEEKVGVLQVYWGECSQQLVDKAHKAGVKIVPQIGSYEEANTAKDLGVDAIIVQGREAGGHVIGQDGLFPLLPRVVDLVGERDIPVIAAGGIVDASGYVAALALGAQGVCLGTRFVATEESNAHPIYKKKLVEFDRTEYTDIFGRARWPNAPQRVLETPFFNEWKSILPHENEANQPVLGRSTIHGKEREIRRLGGTVPNSTATGDIESMAMYAGQGVGLIKEILPAGEVVKRLVEDAKVLIKNKFS